A region from the Sulfitobacter sp. D7 genome encodes:
- a CDS encoding BMP family ABC transporter substrate-binding protein, with the protein MKLSTLMTSAALALGLASGAVAQDKTKVGFVFVGPVGDGGWTYEHNEGRLAVEEEFGDKVETVFVESVAEGPDSERVMTQMALDGADLIFTTSFGYMDPTINVAKKFPDVKFEHATGYKRADNVSTYSARFYEGRAIQGHIAGSMTESNIIGYIGSFPIPEVIRGINSAYIHAKKVNPDVQFKIVWAYTWFDPAKEADAAKVLIEQGADVVLQHTDSTAPQAAAQEAGNVITFGQASDMAQYGPKPRVSSIIDDWAPYYIERVKAVMDGTWESTDTWDGIGPGMVGIGEISDAVPADVKAEALEMKDKIASGEYHPFTGPINKQDGSAWLAEGETADDGTLAGMNFYVEGIEGTIPQ; encoded by the coding sequence ATGAAACTATCCACCCTTATGACCAGCGCGGCACTTGCGCTCGGCCTTGCTTCGGGCGCTGTTGCCCAAGACAAGACCAAGGTCGGCTTTGTCTTTGTTGGCCCCGTGGGCGACGGCGGCTGGACCTACGAGCATAACGAAGGCCGCTTGGCCGTCGAAGAAGAGTTCGGCGATAAGGTCGAAACCGTCTTCGTCGAAAGCGTTGCCGAAGGCCCGGACTCTGAGCGTGTGATGACCCAGATGGCGCTCGACGGTGCCGACCTGATCTTCACCACCTCCTTTGGCTACATGGACCCCACGATCAACGTCGCTAAGAAATTCCCCGACGTGAAGTTCGAGCACGCCACCGGCTACAAACGCGCCGACAACGTCTCGACGTACTCCGCGCGTTTCTACGAAGGCCGCGCCATTCAGGGCCACATCGCGGGCTCGATGACCGAGAGCAACATCATCGGCTACATCGGCTCCTTCCCGATCCCCGAAGTGATCCGCGGCATCAACTCCGCCTATATCCACGCCAAGAAAGTGAACCCCGACGTTCAGTTCAAAATCGTCTGGGCCTACACATGGTTTGACCCGGCCAAAGAAGCCGACGCCGCCAAGGTTCTGATCGAACAAGGCGCTGACGTGGTCCTGCAACACACCGATTCCACCGCGCCCCAAGCGGCGGCACAGGAAGCGGGCAACGTGATCACCTTCGGTCAGGCGTCCGACATGGCGCAATACGGTCCCAAGCCGCGCGTCTCTTCGATCATTGACGACTGGGCACCCTACTACATCGAGCGCGTCAAAGCGGTCATGGACGGCACATGGGAATCCACTGATACATGGGACGGCATTGGGCCGGGCATGGTCGGCATTGGCGAGATCTCTGACGCCGTTCCCGCCGACGTGAAAGCCGAAGCGCTGGAAATGAAAGACAAGATCGCATCGGGCGAATACCACCCCTTCACCGGGCCGATCAACAAACAGGACGGCTCCGCTTGGCTGGCCGAAGGCGAGACCGCCGATGACGGCACGCTCGCGGGCATGAACTTCTATGTCGAAGGCATCGAAGGCACGATCCCGCAGTAA